From Candidatus Micrarchaeia archaeon:
CCTGCGTGACGAGAAGGGGGGCCCGCTCAGGAACAAAAAACTCATTGTCGTTGGGGAAAATGGCGAAGTAGCCGAGCTGAAAACGGATTCCAAAGGCAGCGCATCCTTCATACCTCCGGCCAAAGGGACCTACATCTTCTCCTTCAGGGATGCGGAAATAGAAAACGGAAAAGTGGAAGTAGGCTGATTTTATCCTGTTGCGGCCCACGTTTAATTCTCGTAGCGCATCAATATTTTATCAATCCATCTCCCGAAATAGTTCTCGTACTCGTCCAGCCTCGCGACCTCTATGAACCCGAGTTTCTCGTAAAGTTTTCTTGCGGTTTCGTTCCCCTCCAGATGCTCAATCCAAATCCTGTGCGGCTTGAAATATTTCTTCGCAGCCTGAATCCCCTTTCTCAGGAGCATTTCGCCATAGCCTTTTCCGCGGTGCTTCTTCGCGACCGAAAGCCCGAAATGCACATTGTGCATCTCCTTATACCTGCCGCGCATCACGTCGCACACTCCAGCAATTTTCCTATCCACAAACAGGATAATTTTCATCTGGCTTTTTGCATCCATGGCCTTTGCGGTGCTTTCAAGCCATTCTTTTTCCTGCTTCAGCGTAACCGGTTTGTCCATAAGTATGTACGCCTTTTCCCGGATTATGGGATTTATGTAATCCATGAACGCCTTCGCGCCAAGTTTCCTGAGTTCCTTCCCGCTCCTTACTAATTTCAATTCCTCCATCCGCTCCACCTAAATCCCCGCATGCCTTTTCGCAATCTCATCCGCAAGCGCATCCAGCTTCGCATAGTCCGCTTCCTTCGGAGTTCCTTTCGCGAAAACCGGAGCAATAAGCTCAGCGCTTTTGAAATTTCCCAACGCGCCCTTAATCTGCTCCGCGTGCGTAGCAGCCC
This genomic window contains:
- a CDS encoding GNAT family protein yields the protein MEELKLVRSGKELRKLGAKAFMDYINPIIREKAYILMDKPVTLKQEKEWLESTAKAMDAKSQMKIILFVDRKIAGVCDVMRGRYKEMHNVHFGLSVAKKHRGKGYGEMLLRKGIQAAKKYFKPHRIWIEHLEGNETARKLYEKLGFIEVARLDEYENYFGRWIDKILMRYEN